In the genome of Shewanella glacialimarina, one region contains:
- the fadJ gene encoding fatty acid oxidation complex subunit alpha FadJ: MEKTFNLQRRDDGIAILTMDVPGETMNTLKAQFGAEISEILIEIKTDSSIKGLVVVSGKKDSFVAGADISMLAACKSEQDAKDLSQQGHVVFNELEGLTIPVVAAINGACLGGGLELALACHLRVCSDDSKTVLGVPEVQLGLLPGGGGTQRLPRLVGVATALDLMLTGKQVRPKQALKMGLVNDVVPNSILLATAIELAKKGKSAAKPIKQSKLNQFLESTSFTRDIMFDQARKQVEKKTAGNYPAPGKIIDCVRQGLNKGMAKGLEIEAAHFANLVMSKESAALRSIFFATTEMKKETGAEGAEPRIVKKAMVLGGGLMGGGIASVTTTKAKIPVRVKDISEQGLSNALAYAYKLLDKGVKRRHMTPAARDNVMSLMTTTTDYKGIKDADIVVEAVFEDLALKHQMVKDVERECGENTIFASNTSSLPIGQIAAAAARPENVIGLHYFSPVEKMPLVEVIAHKTTSPETIATTVAFARKQGKTPIVVQDGAGFYVNRILALYMNEAAQLLLEGQRIEHLDRSLIKFGFPVGPMTLLDEVGIDVGAKISPILEKELGARFSAPAAFDKLLADDRKGRKNGKGFYQYGPKAKKAKLVDESVYGVLGIKASSDKEAKEVAERCTIQMLNEAVRCLEEGIIANARDGDIGAIFGIGFPPFLGGPFRYIDSLGPKNLVDTLNRYQKLYGDRFAPCEMLKNMATEGTHFHTN; encoded by the coding sequence ATGGAAAAGACATTTAATTTACAACGTCGTGATGACGGTATTGCTATTTTGACTATGGATGTTCCTGGTGAAACCATGAACACTTTAAAAGCTCAATTTGGTGCTGAAATTTCAGAAATTCTGATTGAAATAAAAACCGATTCCAGCATTAAAGGGCTAGTTGTTGTTTCTGGCAAAAAAGATTCATTTGTTGCTGGTGCTGATATCAGTATGTTGGCCGCTTGTAAAAGTGAACAAGACGCAAAAGACTTATCACAGCAGGGGCATGTGGTATTTAATGAGCTAGAAGGTTTGACTATTCCGGTAGTTGCTGCGATAAACGGCGCGTGTTTAGGCGGTGGTTTAGAGCTGGCTTTAGCGTGTCATTTACGTGTATGTAGCGATGATAGCAAAACCGTACTTGGTGTACCTGAAGTACAGCTAGGCTTGTTGCCTGGTGGTGGTGGAACACAACGTTTACCTCGTTTAGTGGGCGTAGCAACAGCCTTAGATTTAATGCTAACCGGTAAGCAAGTTCGTCCAAAACAAGCATTAAAAATGGGTTTAGTGAATGATGTAGTGCCTAACTCAATATTGCTTGCTACCGCAATTGAGCTTGCTAAAAAAGGTAAAAGCGCTGCCAAACCGATTAAGCAGTCAAAGTTAAATCAATTTTTAGAGTCAACCTCATTTACCCGTGACATCATGTTTGATCAAGCGCGTAAACAAGTCGAAAAGAAAACAGCCGGCAATTATCCAGCTCCTGGAAAAATTATTGACTGTGTTCGCCAAGGCTTAAATAAAGGTATGGCAAAAGGCTTAGAAATTGAAGCGGCTCACTTTGCTAATTTAGTTATGTCCAAGGAGTCAGCTGCGCTGCGCAGTATTTTCTTTGCTACCACCGAAATGAAAAAAGAAACCGGTGCTGAAGGTGCTGAGCCTCGCATCGTTAAAAAAGCCATGGTGTTAGGTGGCGGTTTAATGGGCGGCGGTATTGCTTCTGTCACCACAACTAAAGCTAAAATACCGGTACGGGTAAAAGATATTTCAGAGCAAGGGCTAAGCAATGCTTTAGCTTATGCCTATAAGCTGTTAGATAAAGGTGTTAAGCGCCGTCATATGACGCCTGCTGCCCGTGACAATGTGATGTCTCTTATGACAACTACCACTGATTATAAAGGTATCAAAGATGCTGATATCGTAGTTGAAGCTGTATTTGAAGACTTAGCATTAAAGCATCAAATGGTTAAGGATGTTGAGCGTGAATGTGGTGAAAATACTATTTTTGCTTCTAACACTTCATCATTACCTATTGGTCAAATCGCTGCCGCTGCCGCGCGTCCTGAAAATGTGATTGGCTTGCATTATTTCTCACCGGTTGAAAAAATGCCATTAGTGGAAGTGATTGCCCACAAGACCACTTCACCTGAAACTATCGCCACTACTGTAGCTTTTGCCCGTAAGCAAGGTAAAACACCTATTGTGGTTCAAGATGGGGCGGGATTTTACGTCAATCGTATTCTTGCGCTTTACATGAATGAGGCCGCGCAATTATTACTTGAAGGTCAGCGAATTGAACATCTTGACCGTTCATTAATTAAGTTTGGTTTTCCGGTCGGCCCAATGACTTTATTAGATGAAGTGGGCATTGATGTTGGGGCTAAAATATCGCCTATTTTAGAAAAAGAGTTGGGGGCGCGTTTTTCAGCACCAGCGGCATTTGATAAGTTACTTGCCGATGATCGTAAAGGGCGTAAAAACGGCAAAGGTTTTTATCAATATGGCCCTAAAGCAAAAAAAGCCAAGTTGGTTGATGAATCGGTTTATGGCGTATTAGGTATTAAAGCTTCATCTGATAAAGAAGCAAAAGAAGTTGCCGAGCGCTGTACTATTCAAATGCTTAACGAAGCGGTTCGTTGCTTAGAAGAAGGCATTATTGCTAACGCAAGAGATGGTGATATTGGTGCTATTTTTGGTATTGGTTTCCCACCATTTTTAGGCGGTCCTTTCCGTTATATTGATTCATTAGGGCCTAAAAACCTGGTTGATACCTTAAATCGTTATCAGAAACTTTATGGTGATCGTTTCGCTCCCTGTGAAATGCTAAAAAATATGGCAACTGAAGGAACTCATTTTCATACGAACTGA
- the fadI gene encoding acetyl-CoA C-acyltransferase FadI codes for MSDRQQVTNARGERIAIVAGLRTPFAKQATAFHGVSALDMGKMVVNELLSRSELDPKTIEQLVYGQVVQMPAAPNIAREIVLGTGMDVSTDAYSVTRACATSFQSAVNVAESIMTGNIEIGIAGGADSSSVLPIGVSKKLAHALVDLNKARTFQQKFAIMRRLGLKDLMPVPPAVAEYSTGLSMGQTAEQMAKTYGISRADQDALAHRSHTLATQTWNSGVLQQEVMAAHIPPYKQFIDRDNNIREDSVLESYAKLRPAFDRKHGTVTAANSTPLTDGASAIILMSEGRAKALGYQPIGYIKSYAFTAIDVWQDMLMGPSYATPLALKRAGMELEDLTLVEMHEAFAAQTLANMQMFGSKKFAAEKLGRNRAIGEIDMSKFNVLGGSLAYGHPFAATGTRLITQVCQELKRRGGGTGLATACAAGGLGAAMIVEVE; via the coding sequence ATGAGTGATAGACAACAGGTAACAAATGCCCGCGGAGAGCGTATTGCAATCGTCGCCGGCTTAAGAACGCCTTTTGCAAAGCAGGCTACCGCATTTCATGGCGTATCAGCATTAGATATGGGCAAAATGGTAGTTAATGAGTTGTTGTCTCGCTCAGAATTAGATCCCAAAACTATTGAACAATTAGTCTATGGTCAAGTTGTTCAAATGCCAGCCGCGCCAAACATTGCCCGTGAAATCGTACTAGGCACCGGTATGGATGTCTCTACTGATGCTTACAGTGTTACCCGCGCGTGTGCTACATCTTTTCAATCAGCGGTTAACGTTGCTGAATCAATCATGACGGGTAACATTGAAATTGGTATTGCCGGTGGTGCCGATTCTTCATCTGTACTGCCCATTGGCGTGTCTAAAAAACTCGCTCACGCATTAGTTGACCTTAACAAAGCGCGTACTTTTCAGCAAAAATTTGCCATTATGCGCCGTTTAGGTTTGAAAGATTTAATGCCTGTACCGCCTGCCGTAGCAGAGTATTCAACCGGTTTATCTATGGGGCAAACGGCTGAACAAATGGCAAAGACCTATGGCATTAGCCGTGCAGATCAAGATGCGTTGGCTCACCGTTCGCACACATTAGCAACTCAAACGTGGAACTCAGGCGTGTTGCAGCAAGAAGTGATGGCGGCGCATATTCCACCTTATAAGCAGTTTATCGACCGTGATAACAATATCCGTGAAGATTCAGTACTTGAGTCTTACGCCAAGCTTCGTCCAGCTTTTGACCGTAAACACGGTACTGTGACCGCGGCTAACAGTACGCCATTAACCGATGGTGCTTCAGCAATCATCTTAATGAGTGAAGGCCGAGCTAAAGCGCTTGGGTATCAGCCTATTGGTTACATTAAAAGTTACGCCTTTACTGCAATTGACGTATGGCAAGACATGTTAATGGGTCCGTCATATGCCACACCATTAGCGCTTAAACGTGCCGGTATGGAATTAGAAGATTTAACTTTAGTTGAAATGCATGAAGCATTTGCTGCTCAAACCCTTGCTAATATGCAGATGTTTGGCTCGAAAAAGTTTGCGGCAGAAAAATTAGGTCGTAATCGCGCAATTGGTGAAATTGACATGAGTAAGTTCAACGTGTTGGGTGGCTCATTAGCCTATGGTCATCCTTTTGCGGCAACCGGTACTCGTTTAATCACTCAAGTATGTCAAGAACTAAAGCGCCGCGGCGGTGGAACTGGTTTGGCAACGGCGTGTGCCGCGGGTGGTTTAGGTGCTGCAATGATCGTGGAAGTGGAGTAA